The following coding sequences lie in one Maylandia zebra isolate NMK-2024a linkage group LG14, Mzebra_GT3a, whole genome shotgun sequence genomic window:
- the slitrk3a gene encoding SLIT and NTRK-like protein 3: MLWVTLLSTIALGWTTPIPLLEDSEEIDEPCFEPCYCEVKEGIFHVHCDNKGFTNISQISQIWSRPFKLNLQRNSMRKLYFNSFLHLNNAISINLGNNALQDIHAGAFNGLGILKRLFLHENKLEVFRNDTFLGLDSLEYLQADYNVIKRIESGAFRHLHKLRVLILNDNLIPVLPNYLFRSVSLTHLDLRGNRLKTLPYKGTLEYIGRSLMEIQLEENPWNCVCEIVQLKTWLERIPYTALVGEITCEYPFHLHGKDLREIKRSELCPLLSDAEIEAKLGIPRIPFNNENTWPTKPSSMLSSFHNTASSVEYKERVVKPTKRPRPTKNPPTPRSIYPGINQPPIAGYQTRPPIPIICPAGCICNLHINDLGLTVNCKEKSFHNISELLPRPLNAKKLYLSGNLIQKIYRSDFWNFSSLDLLHLGNNRISYVQEGAFINLPNLKSLYLNGNDIERLTPGMFRGLHMLSYLYFEYNVIREIQPHSFSLMPNLQLVFLNDNLLRSLPTDAFAGTNLARLNLRNNYFLSLPVHGVLEHLTSIVQIDLHQNPWDCSCDIIPLKQWLEKLSSVIVVGDVICKTPEFAFGKDLRSLEVEVICPELKYSSGPSPALPGGNDFTTGSSDMGVAGGRGAVPLSVLILSLLILFISAVFVAAGLFAFVLRRRKKLPFRKRSEVDLTGIQMQCRIFEDPPRQSSSGNTGTPEKPTQSMHTHTHASHTHAHGHVYDYIPHPVTQMCNNPIYKPREGEIAEEERAQFSEKKDNGSSSNSNYRTLLEKEREWTLAVSNSQLNTIVTANHTTADMAGFHENGGLCPTVIDSQRPTPTVGFVDCLYGTVPKLKDMHVAHAHPPGMQYPDLQQDARLKETLLFTAGKGCYPDPSQSDYLELRAKLQTKPDYLEVLEKSYRF; encoded by the coding sequence ATGCTGTGGGTTACCTTGCTGAGCACCATAGCCTTAGGATGGACCACGCCGATCCCACTACTGGAGGACTCGGAGGAGATCGACGAGCCCTGCTTCGAGCCCTGCTACTGTGAGGTCAAAGAGGGCATCTTCCACGTCCACTGTGACAATAAAGGATTTACAAATATCAGCCAGATCTCCCAGATATGGAGCCGGCCCTTCAAGCTCAACCTGCAGAGAAACTCCATGAGGAAGCTTTACTTTAACAGCTTCCTCCACCTTAACAATGCCATATCCATTAATCTGGGCAACAACGCCTTGCAAGATATTCACGCCGGAGCGTTCAATGGCTTAGGAATACTCAAACGGCTGTTCctgcatgaaaacaaactaGAAGTTTTCCGGAATGACACTTTCCTGGGCTTGGATAGTTTAGAGTATCTCCAGGCAGATTACAATGTTATCAAAAGGATTGAAAGTGGTGCATTCAGACACCTTCACAAATTGAGAGTACTTATATTAAATGACAATCTGATTCCTGTGCTCCCAAATTATCTTTTTAGGTCTGTGTCACTCACACATCTGGACTTGAGAGGAAACAGACTAAAGACATTGCCATACAAGGGCACACTGGAGTATATTGGGAGGAGCTTAATGGAAATCCAGCTAGAGGAGAACCCCTGGAACTGTGTCTGTGAAATTGTCCAGTTAAAAACATGGCTGGAGAGAATTCCCTACACAGCTTTAGTGGGTGAAATCACATGTGAATATCCTTTCCACTTACATGGGAAAGACTtaagggaaatcaaacgcagtGAGCTCTGTCCTTTGCTCTCGGATGCAGAGATAGAGGCCAAGCTGGGAATTCCCAGGATTCCATTCAACAATGAGAACACATGGCCTACTAAACCTTCCTCAATGCTCTCCTCCTTTCACAACACAGCCTCTTCTGTGGAATACAAGGAAAGAGTTGTAAAACCCACCAAACGACCTCGACCCACAAAGAACCCCCCAACTCCTCGTAGCATCTACCCAGGCATCAACCAGCCCCCAATTGCAGGTTATCAAACAAGGCCCCCTATTCCAATAATTTGCCCTGCTGGATGTATTTGCAATCTTCATATCAATGACCTGGGGCTAACGGTAAACTGTAAAGAGAAAAGCTTTCATAACATCTCAGAGCTTCTTCCACGGCCCCTCAATGCCAAGAAATTGTATCTCAGTGGAAACCTAATACAGAAGATCTATCGTTCTGATTTCTGGAACTTCTCAAGTTTGGATTTACTGCATTTAGGTAACAATCGGATATCTTATGTCCAGGAAGGCGCCTTTATCAACCTACCGAACTTGAAAAGTTTATATTTGAATGGGAATGACATTGAGAGACTCACCCCTGGGATGTTTCGGGGGCTTCATATGTTGAGTTATCTTTACTTTGAGTATAATGTCATTCGTGAAATACAGCCTCATTCCTTTTCCCTGATGCCAAATCTCCAGCTGGTTTTTCTCAATGACAACTTGTTGCGTTCCCTCCCCACTGATGCCTTTGCTGGAACCAACCTTGCACGTCTCAACCTCCGCAACAATTACTTCCTTTCCTTGCCCGTGCATGGTGTACTGGAGCATCTGACCTCGATTGTCCAGATTGATCTCCATCAGAACCCCTGGGACTGCTCCTGTGATATCATTCCCCTCAAACAGTGGTTGGAAAAGCTCTCCTCTGTTATTGTAGTTGGAGATGTCATCTGTAAGACACCAGAGTTTGCTTTTGGGAAGGATCTGCGTTCACTTGAGGTTGAAGTCATCTGTCCCGAGCTTAAATATTCTTCAGGCCCATCCCCAGCTCTGCCTGGTGGGAATGACTTCACCACAGGGAGCTCTGACATGGGGGTGGCAGGTGGGAGAGGTGCTGTCCCACTGTCTGTCCTCATCCTTAGCCTATTAATCCTCTTCatatctgctgtgtttgtggctgCTGGgctttttgcttttgttcttCGTCGCCGGAAAAAGTTGCCCTTCCGGAAACGTTCTGAGGTAGATCTGACAGGGATCCAAATGCAATGCAGAATTTTTGAGGACCCACCAAGGCAAAGCAGTTCCGGGAACACTGGCACACCAGAGAAACCTACGCAgagtatgcacacacacacccatgctAGTCACACACATGCTCATGGCCACGTCTATGATTACATCCCTCATCCTGTGACTCAGATGTGTAACAACCCCATTTATAAACCTAGAGAAGGGGAGAtagcagaggaggagagagcacaGTTTTCTGAGAAGAAAGACAATGGGAGCAGTAGCAACAGTAACTACAGAACCTTattagagaaagagagagagtggacCCTGGCTGTCTCCAACTCTCAGCTCAACACCATTGTTACAGCCAACCACACCACGGCTGACATGGCAGGATTTCATGAGAATGGAGGGCTCTGCCCAACAGTGATTGACAGTCAGAGGCCCACACCTACTGTTGGTTTTGTAGACTGTTTGTATGGGACAGTACCCAAATTAAAGGACATGCATGTGGCGCATGCACACCCACCAGGCATGCAGTACCCTGATTTGCAGCAGGATGCACGGCTAAAGGAGACGTTGCTTTTCACAGCGGGAAAAGGTTGCTACCCCGACCCGTCCCAAAGTGATTACCTTGAGTTGAGGGCCAAACTTCAAACCAAGCCGGATTACCTCGAAGTCTTGGAAAAGTCTTATCGGTTTTAA